From the genome of Drosophila gunungcola strain Sukarami chromosome 3L unlocalized genomic scaffold, Dgunungcola_SK_2 000005F, whole genome shotgun sequence:
CGCGCCTTATCGCCTGCTTTGCACAGAGTGGCCATCGAGGAGCTGAATGAGGTGCCCAGTCGAGTTGAGTCCGACATAGCAACTCTCAAAGAATGGCTGCAGAGGCAACCTCACATCTGTGCCTGCCTCGAGGATCAGTTCCTGCTCAGCTTTCTACGTGGATCCAAATTTAGTCTGGAGAAGGCCAAGCAGAAGATAGATCGATTCTATAGCTTACAAGCTGCCATACCTGAGGTTTTCAATGAACAGCGATTGGCTGACGATGCTCAAGTGCTGGAGATTATTAGAATGGGGTAAGCAATGCTTTTGTATGACAAATTCTcccttaaaagtttttctcaTAGAGTTATCTTGCGCATTCCCCTGGACAAAGAGGATGCTGGACCGGCGGTGACCATTATTCGAGCTGGCTCCTATGACATCAACAAATTCAAGTTCCAGGACATTATACGCGTGGGTTCCATGTTCGGTGAGATCATGATGCTGGAGGATGACAATGCCTCGGTTAGTGGCTACCTGGAGATCATGGACATGAGTGGAGTGACGGGTGCGAATCTGTTTGCCCTCCAGCCCCAACTTCTCAGCAAGTTCTCAGCCTATGCGGATGAGGCAATGCCAACGAGGCAGAAGGGTATCCATTTCATTAATGTGCCCAAGGCAATTGAGATGGGTTTCAAATCCCTGCTTGGATGGTTTCCCGTTAAAATTAAAGAGAGGGTAAGACAATATCAAATCCATAATGATATCTTTTTAATTACCATCAATTTAGATCTCTGTTAGTTCCGATACGGAGGCCATTTTTGATCGTGTTCCCAAACATTATCTACCAGTGGAATATGGAGGCACCAAGGGAACCATTAAGGATATTACTACCGAGATGGAAGTAAAACTTTCTAACTACAGCAGCTATTTTGAGGACTGCCAACATTTCGGAACTAATGACAAATTGCGCGAGGAACCCAGAAATCTAAGCCCGGAAGAGAGTGACTTTGGTCTAGATGGCTCTTTTCGCCAGTTGGTCATCGACTGAATCGGTTAAAATACCTGTTAACTCAACTGGGCCATAAACccataataaatgttttcgaTAAGCTCTGCATTGGTTATTCTTGGCGACTACTTCAATGTTTGGACTACTTCAGCTTTTAGACGATAGCTTATCGATTTCAACTTTAATTGGCAGGGTCGAAAATCGACATTCGTTCATCGACTGTCTAGAGGAACCCAACAAAGATGCCGTCCATCCGTCCACTGAGCCCTGAGCTGCAGAAAATTGCCATCGAGAAGCTGAACGAGGTCCCGAACAAACTTGATGATGATATTGCTGCGCTGAGGGAATGGATCAAGCAGCAGCCTCATCTAAAGCCCGCACAGATGATCAGTTCTTGGTGAACTTCCTGCGAGGCTGCAAATTCAGTTTGGAACGAACGAAGGTAAAAATCGATCGATTTTACACGCTACGCACCAAGTTTCCCGAGTTCTATTTGGGTCATAATGTTGATGTTGACAAAATGCTGGATATTTTTAAGCTAGGGTGAGTTTGGTagtaaaatgtatataaaaatctataactcaatctttatttaattactttctaGCACAATACTCATGCTGCCACGTCCTCTGAACGATAATGGACCACGTTTGGCTATAATTCGCATGGCCTCGTATGACCCCAGTAAATACACCTTTCAGGAAATAAATCGAGCTGCTGGATTAATACAGCAGATCACTCTCGATGAAGATGATGTGGCTATAGTGAATGGCTTGATATCCATTCTGGACCTGTCCAACGTCACCAGTGGTCACTATCTGCAGATGACACCGTCGTTTGCCAAGAAGATGACCGTGTTCCAGGAGGAGGCTCTGCCACTGCGACCACAAGGCATTCATTTCATCAATACACCCAATGGCTTTGAGACGCTCTTCAATATGATAAAGCCCATGATGTCAAAGAAACAGCAAGGACGAGTAAGTATaagctttttaaaaccaaaattatgTATACTAAATAAGACTTTCTAACGCCTAGCTCTACGTCCATGGAAGCAAATGGGAATCTCTCTACGATCAAATACCCAAAAAGTACTTGCCTGCTGAATATGGTGGCGAAAACGGTTCAATTCCTGAGCTTATAAAAGATTGGGAGCAGCGCATATTGGCCTATAGGAATTACTGGGAGGAGGAGA
Proteins encoded in this window:
- the LOC128259298 gene encoding LOW QUALITY PROTEIN: uncharacterized protein LOC128259298 (The sequence of the model RefSeq protein was modified relative to this genomic sequence to represent the inferred CDS: inserted 1 base in 1 codon), encoding MSSSPNPIRALSPALHRVAIEELNEVPSRVESDIATLKEWLQRQPHICACLEDQFLLSFLRGSKFSLEKAKQKIDRFYSLQAAIPEVFNEQRLADDAQVLEIIRMGVILRIPLDKEDAGPAVTIIRAGSYDINKFKFQDIIRVGSMFGEIMMLEDDNASVSGYLEIMDMSGVTGANLFALQPQLLSKFSAYADEAMPTRQKGIHFINVPKAIEMGFKSLLGWFPVKIKERISVSSDTEAIFDRVPKHYLPVEYGGTKGTIKDITTEMEVKLSNYSSYFEDCQHFGTNDKLREEPRNLSPEESDFGLDGSFRQLRNPTKMPSIRPLSPELQKIAIEKLNEVPNKLDDDIAALREWIKQQPHLKXRTDDQFLVNFLRGCKFSLERTKVKIDRFYTLRTKFPEFYLGHNVDVDKMLDIFKLGTILMLPRPLNDNGPRLAIIRMASYDPSKYTFQEINRAAGLIQQITLDEDDVAIVNGLISILDLSNVTSGHYLQMTPSFAKKMTVFQEEALPLRPQGIHFINTPNGFETLFNMIKPMMSKKQQGRLYVHGSKWESLYDQIPKKYLPAEYGGENGSIPELIKDWEQRILAYRNYWEEEKNYGTDERLRVGKPVDFESLFGLQGSFRQLNVD